The following are encoded together in the Penicillium digitatum chromosome 3, complete sequence genome:
- a CDS encoding EF-HAND 2, whose translation MVTQLFGFAAGLLALSGLANAHGSHSNDEAPSDDWATRHMIEEHHIRSFDPTSFFILHDYDSSGTWTQDEVRKTYGLNDESNASVSEDKKQEAVRAVFELFDSGNTGFINRENWLAGIAAGKRLPDLGYGPGHHGDMEYEYEIHHFEKYHGDDTTEEDLTHPEDIEHFRKHDEEEDAAIALEKLEQIQVVVSNVPQKFRRNI comes from the exons ATGGTCACTCAGCTGTTCGGCTTCGCTGCTGGCCTGCTTGCGTTGAGCGGGCTTGCCAATGCCCATGGCTCGCATTCAAATGACGAAGCTCCCTCAGATGATTGGGCTACGAGACACATGATAG AGGAACACCACATAAGATCCTTTGACCCAACCTCATTCTTCATCCTTCACGACTACGATTCCTCAGGGACATGGACACAAGACGAAGTCCGCAAGACGTACGGCCTCAACGACGAATCCAATGCATCTGTCAGTGAAGACAAGAAACAAGAGGCTGTGCGCGCAGTGTTTGAGCTTTTCGACAGTGGAAACACTGGGTTTATTAACCGGGAGAACTGGCTGGCAGGTATTGCTGCAGGCAAACGGCTGCCCGATCTCGGTTACGGCCCCGGACACCATGGTGACATGGAGTATGAGTATGAGATCCATCACTTTGAGAAATACCACGGCGATGACACCACGGAGGAGGACCTGACCCACCCCGAGGACATTGAGCATTTCCGCAAGcatgacgaggaggaggatgctGCTATTGCCCTCGAGAAGCTGGAGCAGATTCAAGTTGTTGTTAGCAATGTTCCTCAAAAGTTCCGCCGTAATATTTAA
- a CDS encoding Pre-mRNA splicing factor RNA helicase (Prp43), putative has product MADNRSDSEGGARAKRQKMDAGDPKNNPYLAHMYENSNGSSDNAALAKFKRHQTTAAMAKKVEDGDINPFSGRPFSSKYFSILKTRRDLPVHTQRDEFLQLYQQSQILVFVGETGSGKTTQIPQFVLYDDLPQTQGKMVACTQPRRVAAMSVAQRVAAEMDVKLGEEVGYSIRFEDMTGPKTIMKYMTDGMLLREAMNDPNMSRYSTIILDEAHERTMATDILMGLLKEVVGRRPDLKIIIMSATLDAQKFQRYFMDAPLLAVPGRTHPVEIFYTPEPEQDYVEAAVRTVLQIHATEAEGDILLFLTGEEEIEDASRKIALEGDEMVREADAGPLKVYPLYGSLPPHMQQRIFDPAPPPRRPGGRPGRKVIVSTNIAETSLTIDGIVYVVDPGFSKQKIYNPRIRVESLLVSPISKASAQQRAGRAGRTRPGKCFRLYTEGAFKKELIESTYPEILRSNLSSTVLELKKLGVDDLVHFDLMDPPAPETLMRALEELNYLACLDDDGNLTQLGRLASDFPLDPALAVMLISSPEFYCSNEILSITALLSVPQVFVRPAAQRKRADEMKNLFAHPDGDHLTMLNVYHAYRSDEAQENPKQWCHDHFLSQRALQSADNVRSQLLRIMERQDLEMISTSFEDKKYYENIRRALCAGFFMQVAKKDTGGKSQYLTIKDNQNVLLHPSTVLAHEAEWVLYNEFVLTTKNYIRTVTAVKPEWLLDIAPTYYDINSFPKGDIRSALIRAADRLARKEKMRAEKRR; this is encoded by the exons ATGGCCGATAACCGATCTGACTCCGAAGGTGGCGCGCGCGCGAAGCGCCAGAAGATGGACGCTGGGGACCCAAAGAACAACCCCTACCTCGCTCACATGTATGAGAACAGCAATGGCTCCTCCGACAACGCGGCCCTGGCCAAGTTCAAGCGACACCAGACCACCGCAGCGATGGCGAAAAAGGTCGAAGATGGCGATATCAACCCTTTTAGTGGCCGACCCTTTTCCAGCAAATACTTCTCAATCCTGAAGACCCGTCGCGATCTGCCTGTCCACACGCAACG TGACGAGTTCCTGCAACTCTACCAGCAGTCCCAGATCCTTGTCTTCGTTGGTGAGACTGGTTCCGGAAAGACTACGCAGATCCCGCAATTCGTCCTCTACGATGATCTCCCCCAAACTCAGGGCAAAATGGTCGCTTGTACGCAGCCCCGACGAGTGGCTGCCATGTCTGTCGCCCAACGTGTGGCGGCTGAGATGGATGTCAAACTTGGAGAGGAAGTTGGTTACAGTATCCGTTTCGAAGATATGACTGGCCCAAAGACCATCATGAAGTACATGACTGATGGTATGCTTCTTCGCGAGGCTATGAACGACCCGAACATGTCGCGTTACAGCACAATCATTCTTGACGAGGCTCACGAGAGAACTATGGCGACAGATATCCTGATGGGTCTTTTAAAGGAAGTTGTGGGGCGTCGGCCTGACTTGAAGATTATTATCATGTCAGCTACTCTGGATGCCCAAAAGTTCCAGCGCTACTTCATGGATGCACCCCTTCTCGCAGTTCCCGGTCGTACTCACCCTGTCGAGATCTTCTACACCCCCGAACCTGAGCAAGACTACGTTGAGGCCGCAGTTCGGACTGTGCTGCAAATCCACGCTACCGAAGCTGAGGGAGatattcttcttttcttgacTGGTGAGGAAgagattgaggatgcttcgCGGAAAATCGCGCTCGAAGGAGATGAGATGGTTCGCGAGGCCGACGCTGGTCCTCTCAAGGTCTATCCTTTGTACGGTAGTCTTCCTCCTCACATGCAACAGCGCATCTTTGACCCTGCACCGCCTCCTCGCCGCCCAGGCGGCCGCCCCGGGCGCAAAGTCATCGTATCGACCAACATTGCCGAAACATCTCTTACCATCGACGGTATCGTTTACGTCGTGGATCCCGGATTCTCCAAGCAAAAGATTTACAACCCCCGCATTCGTGTCGAATCCCTTCTCGTTTCCCCCATTTCGAAGGCCTCCGCGCAGCAGCGAGCTGGTCGTGCCGGTCGTACACGTCCCGGAAAGTGTTTCCGCCTCTACACCGAGGGCGCATTCAAGAAGGAATTGATCGAATCAACTTACCCTGAGATCCTCCGGTCGAACTTGTCATCAACAGTGCTCGAACTCAAGAAGCTTGGTGTCGATGATCTGGTCCACTTCGATTTAATGGACCCGCCTGCCCCAGAGACCCTGATGAGAGCGTTGGAGGAACTGAACTATTTGGCCTGCCTGGACGATGATGGAAATCTTACTCAGCTGGGTCGTCTGGCCTCCGATTTCCCTCTCGACCCCGCCCTCGCTGTTATGTTGATCAGCTCCCCCGAATTCTACTGCTCTAATGAAATCCTTTCCATCACCGCCCTTTTGTCTGTGCCGCAGGTCTTCGTGCGTCCTGCTGCCCAGCGCAAGCGTGCTGACGAGATGAAGAACCTGTTTGCCCACCCCGACGGAGACCACTTGACAATGCTGAATGTCTACCACGCATACCGAAGCGATGAAGCCCAGGAAAACCCCAAGCAGTGGTGCCATGACCACTTCCTCTCCCAGCGTGCTCTCCAGTCCGCTGATAACGTCCGTTCCCAGCTGCTCCGCATCATGGAACGCCAGGATCTCGAGATGATCTCCACTTCCTTCGAGGACAAGAAGTACTACGAGAACATCCGCCGTGCCCTATGTGCCGGTTTCTTCATGCAAGTCGCGAAGAAAGATACAGGCGGCAAGAGCCAATACCTTACCATCAAGGACAACCAGAATGTGCTCCTGCACCCCTCCACCGTCTTGGCTCACGAGGCCGAGTGGGTCTTGTATAACGAATTTGTTCTAACAACCAAGAACTACATTCGTACTGTCACTGCAGTCAAGCCAGAATGGCTTCTA GATATTGCCCCTACATACTATGATATCAACAGCTTTCCTAAGGGTGACATTCGCTCTGCTCTTATTCGGGCCGCTGATCGTCTCGCTCGCAAGGAGAAGATGCGCGCTGAAAAGCGTCGATAG
- a CDS encoding Protein methyltransferase RmtC: MESYNPSEDPGPAFCIGHYEHNRVVTVTSRVIQNVHESNYDMMTVPITTSHFHSRVLGLLSSYLANLESPTYDVVGTMATTQNTRPVVVPPLSNADSYLTPNDATSQLVGVTSSWIDLCSPDPLIADLSRQVLMLEVAYAAFCGIGYLLIPGPKLHHGTLHSEGVIYYARAIQDALDLGPYIQFHIWQQMVDNPEVEVDTMGDLAPLARAEYLAPDEGEPLNVDAFGSWDAWDSIRKTCKYHTRLLVALSLPKQLPSLFVQSRWHSEPVRLLTIDGSTFIKNQKGYPVLSKSHQGLIAKMMRLRTTPWIILCGVGPIPGLENIEDPDTNQASLSGSDYPSLSQASKKHYDPTPHLSYIRNLQQRQPPRTAIERFGVGYQDYLQAPLQPLTVNLESITYEVFEKDPIKYEWYEKAICKALKDWADQKKATSHPDGKVILAVVGAGRGPLVTRALKASADAGVEIDLWAVEKNQNAFVLLQRHNDTIWDGKVTLVHSDMRSWKGPLVRQLPTTATTSPVGEPLEGLAMCHTHVDIIVSELLGSFADNELSPECLDGVNDVINPVHGISIPASYSAHFTPVSAPKLHADVVHQTVSNPAAPETPYVVMLHAIDFLSTTDTPACGESSNLNSGNRASTPSVSFSTTEFPTPFVQTAWSFSHPNRHIPPQSPMQSTISNAHNVRQTRLAFPSQNRGVCHGLAGYFETVLYGDVELSTNPVTMDAKSANMISWFPIYFPLKTPLSVPENGEIVATMYRQTDDRKVWYEWMVEVYALEPTTASAKATPLSYAQAGSSSMGSPEPKENAAKKTHRTGYRRVRVGMSDLHSSIKDGCLM, translated from the exons ATGGAGAGCTATAATCCTTCAGAGGATCCGGGCCCAGCTTTCTGCATCGGGCACTATGAGCACAACCGGGTGGTTACCGTGACCTCTCGTGTCATTCAAAACGTACATGAGAGTAAT TATGACATGATGACCGTTCCCATCACGACTTCTCATTTCCACTCGCGGGTTCTTGGCCTACTGTCCTCTTATTTGGCCAATCTTGAGTCCCCAACTTACGATGTTGTTGGAACCATGGCTACTACCCAGAATACTAGGCCTGTGGTGGTTCCGCCGCTCTCGAATGCAGACTCGTATCTCACCCCGAATGATGCTACCAGTCAATTGGTTGGTGTGACCAGTAGTTGGATTGATCTATGCTCACCTGACCCCTTGATCGCCGACTTATCCCGGCAAGTTCTGATGTTGGAAGTTGCGTATGCTGCGTTTTGCGGAATCGGATATCTTTTAATTCCTGGCCCGAAGTTGCATCATGGTACCTTGCACTCCGAGGGTGTCATCTACTATGCGCGTGCGATTCAAGATGCCTTGGACCTCGGCCCCTACATTCAATTTCACATTTGGCAACAAATGGTTGACAATCCAGAGGTTGAGGTTGATACAATGGGCGACTTGGCCCCGCTTGCTCGGGCAGAATACCTGGCACCAGATGAGGGAGAGCCACTCAATGTTGATGCGTTTGGAAGTTGGGATGCTTGGGATTCAATCAGAAAGACTTGTAAATACCACACAAGACTGCTCGTTG CTCTGTCTCTGCCGAAGCAACTGCCGTCTCTGTTTGTGCAATCCCGATGGCATTCAGAACCAGTGCGTTTGCTGACCATTGATGGCTCGACGTTCATCAAGAACCAGAAAGGATACCCAGTCTTGTCCAAATCACACCAAGGTTTGATTGCGAAGATGATGCGTCTTAGAACTACGCCTTGGATTATCCTTTGTGGCGTTGGTCCTATTCCTGGACTTGAAAATATCGAAGACCCTGATACTAACCAGGCTTCGCTATCTGGATCTGACTATCCAAGTCTGTCACAGGCTAGCAAGAAGCACTACGACCCTACTCCACATCTCTCGTATATTCGCAACCTGCAGCAGCGCCAGCCCCCGCGGACAGCGATTGAAAGGTTCGGTGTTGGATACCAGGACTATTTGCAGGCACCTCTACAGCCATTGACAGTCAATTTAGAGAGTATCACGTATGAGGTATTTGAAAAGGACCCCATCAAATACGAGTGGTATGAAAAGGCAATCTGCAAGGCATTGAAAGACTGGGCGGATCAGAAGAAGGCCACGTCCCACCCGGACGGAAAAGTCATTCTTGCAGTTGTGGGAGCTGGTCGCGGCCCACTAGTCACTCGCGCACTGAAGGCTAGCGCAGACGCTGGAGTCGAAATTGATCTCTGGGCCGTGGAGAAGAACCAGAACGCGTTTGTGTTGCTGCAACGACACAACGACACAATCTGGGATGGTAAGGTCACACTGGTCCATTCAGACATGCGAAGCTGGAAAGGGCCTCTGGTCCGACAGCTGCCAACTACGGCTACTACCAGCCCCGTGGGAGAACCCCTTGAGGGTTTGGCTATGTGCCATACCCATGTTGATATCATTGTCTCGGAGCTGTTGGGTTCCTTTGCGGATAATGAGCTTTCCCCAGAATGTCTGGATGGTGTGAACGACGTGATCAACCCCGTCCACGGCATTTCCATTCCAGCCTCATATTCGGCACATTTCACTCCGGTTTCAGCTCCCAAATTGCATGCCGATGTTGTGCACCAGACGGTGTCCAACCCGGCTGCCCCAGAGACCCCATACGTCGTGATGCTTCACGCCATTGACTTCCTCTCCACCACGGATACGCCTGCCTGTGGCGAAAGTTCCAATCTCAACAGTGGAAACCGGGCATCCACCCCGTCGGTGTCATTCTCTACTACTGAATTTCCCACTCCCTTCGTGCAGACCGCCTGGTCTTTCTCTCACCCGAACCGACACATTCCTCCCCAGTCCCCGATGCAGTCGACTATCTCGAACGCTCACAATGTGCGCCAAACACGTTTGGCCTTCCCTTCCCAGAACCGAGGTGTGTGCCACGGTCTGGCTGGATACTTTGAAACGGTGCTCTACGGTGATGTGGAGTTGTCTACCAACCCGGTGACCATGGATGCCAAGAGCGCAAACATGATTAGCTGGTTCCCTATCTACTTCCCCCTGAAG ACCCCTCTTAGTGTTCCCGAAAATGGTGAGATTGTCGCCACGATGTACCGTCAAACCGATGACCGCAAGGTCTGGTATGAATGGATGGTTGAGGTTTATGCCCTTGAACCTACTACTGCCTCTGCCAAAGCCACTCCTTTGAGCTATGCGCAGGCCGGGTCTTCCAGCATGGGAAGCCCCGAACCCAAGGAAAATGCTGCCAAAAAGACCCACCGTACTGGCTATCGCCGCGTGCGAGTGGGGATGAGTGATTTGCACTCTAGCATCAAGGACGGCTGCTTAATGTGA
- a CDS encoding Carboxypeptidase S1, whose product MRFSFFTALSAVASLGHALPGKLHGRDVSASELNQFNFWVQYAAATYYEEDYTAQVGGRLSCSKGNCPKIEEIGTTVFYDFSDSTITDTAGYIAVDHSNSAVVLAFRGSVSVRNFFSDAIFIFTNPGLCDGCLAELGFWSSWKLVRDNITRELKDAFAQNPDYELVVVGHSLGAAIATLAATDLRSKGYPSAKMYAHASPRVANVALANYITAQGNNFRFTHTNDPVPKLPLLSMGYFHVSPEYWITSPNNSTVNTSDISVINGEVSFDGNTGTGLPFLTDIEAHFWYFVDVDAGKVSGLPLKRV is encoded by the exons ATGCgtttctcttttttcacAGCTTTATCCGCAGTAGCTTCATTGGGTCATGCCCTCCCTGGGAAGCTACACGGTCGAG ATGTCTCAGCCAGCGAACTGAATCAGTTCAACTTCTGGGTCCAGTATGCCGCTGCAACATACTACGAAGAGGATTACACAGCTCAAGTGGGTGGCAGGCTTAGTTGTTCGAAAGGCAACTGCCCCAAAATCGAGGAAATAGGTACGACTGTATTCTATGACTTCTCCGA CTCCACCATAACAGATACCGCTGGCTACATTGCAGTAGACCACTCTAATTCAGCAGTTGTTCTCGCATTCCGGGGGTCCGTATCAGTCCGCAACTTTTTCAGTGATGCTATTTTCATATTCACAAACCCTGGTCTCTGTGATGGGTGTCTCGCTGAACTCGGCTTTTGGAGCTCCTGGAAGTTAGTCCGTGACAACATCACCAGGGAACTGAAAGACGCATTCGCCCAGAACCCTGACTACGAGCTTGTCGTGGTGGGCCACAGCCTGGGTGCCGCTATCGCAACCCTTGCTGCCACTGATCTCCGTAGCAAGGGCTACCCGTCCGCTAAGATGTACGCTCATGCCTCGCCTCGTGTGGCGAACGTGGCTTTGGCCAATTATATCACTGCACAGGGCAACAACTTCCGCTTCACCCATACCAATGATCCAGTCCCTAAGCTGCCGCTGTTGTCTATGGGCTATTTTCACGTCAGCCCTGAGTATTGGATCACATCCCCTAACAATTCCACTGTCAATACTTCTGACATCAGTGTTATCAACGGGGAAGTTTCCTTTGATGGAAACACTGGAACTGGTTTGCCGTTCCTAACAGACATTGAAGCGCACTTCTGGTACTTTGTGGATGTTGATGCGGGCAAAGTCTCTGGTCTGCCACTCAAGAGGGTTTAA
- a CDS encoding Peptidase S10, serine carboxypeptidase, whose protein sequence is MVLCTKLLLAALAHYATAQFVPTPSGLITKKGHAGIDVRYKEVPAGICEQDPNVKSYSGYADVGEDEHIFWWFFETRNGDPKDAPITIWINGGPGSSSMIGLFQELGPCGVDHDGNVFNNPHSWSNVSNMLFVDQPATVGLSYTIPIPAYQDSDGNIIQLPSEECPDYAQDLGTCGTYSKPDIALVPNTTSNAAPNMWKTLQGFMGAFPQYAQNGVNFATESYGGHYGPVFNEYFAKQNAKKPIGSIQINIENVLIGNGWFDPLIQYQAYYNFSIFPGNTYDFNPYNESVQAEWYNNLYGEGNCVDQTLECYATGRNDICSAADNFCASKVESLFDNYSGRDEYDMRELTPDPFPYEFYVNYLNSPKVQAAIGAYQNFSESSGTVSNAFGSTGDDDREPGTIESVKKLLDAGVQVLLYFGDADFNCNWLGGQVIAEEINASGYEHAGFVNITTSDGVVHGQVRQSDLFSFVRIYESGHEVPFYQPLTALEIFERVVTRTDIATGKKHLKQHGGYRTHGTPTSEYREGNSTVVLEVLGSNATYNTTLNGPNPSSSASIRLRRAGH, encoded by the exons ATGGTGTTGTGTACTAAGCTTTTGTTGGCAGCGCTGGCGCACTATGCCACGGCACAATTCGTGCCCACTCCCAGTGGCCTCATCACCAAGAAAGGACATGCCGGCATCGATGTGCGATATAAGGAAGTACCTGCTGGGATTTGTGAACAGGATCCCAATGTGAAGAGTTATTCTGGTTACGCTGATGTTGGTGAAGATGAGCATATTTTCTG GTGGTTCTTTGAGACTAGAAACGGAGACCCTAAAGAT GCACCAATTACGATCTGGATAAACGGAGGGCCAGGATCATCGTCTATGATCGGGTTATTCCAGGAACTTGGGCCCTGCGGAGTTGATCATGACGGAAACGTATTTAACAACCCTCATTCTTGGAGCAATGTGAGCAATATG CTCTTCGTCGACCAGCCTGCCACGGTTGGATTATCATACACAATCCCTATTCCAGCATACCAGGATAGCGATGGCAACATCATCCAGTTGCCCAGCGAGGAGTGCCCCGACTACGCTCAGGATCTTGGAACATGTGGCACATACTCCAAACCAGACATTGCCCTAGTTCCTAACACAACTTCTAATGCGGCCCCAAACATGTGGAAGACACTCCAAGGGTTCATGGGGGCTTTCCCCCAGTACGCGCAAAATGGTGTCAACTTCGCCACTGAGAGCTACGGAGGACACTATGGTCCAGTTTTCAACG AGTACTTTGCAAAGCAGAACGCCAAGAAGCCTATTGGCTCGATTCAGATCAACATTGAGAACGTCCTCATTGGAAATGGCTGGTTCGATCCGTTGATTCAGTACCAGGCGTACTACAACTTTTCCATCTTCCCTGGAAATACATACGACTTTAACCCATACAACGAGTCCGTCCAAGCCGAATGGTATAACAACCTTTATGGAGAGGGAAACTGCGTCGACCAGACTCTGGAATGTTACGCGACTGGTCGGAATGATATTTGCTCTGCGGCGGACAACTTCTGCGCTTCAAAGGTTGAGTCTCTATTTGACAATTACTCCGGGCGCGACGAGTATGATATGCGAGAGTTAACACCAGATCCATTCCCGTACGAATTCTATGTCAATTATCTCAACAGCCCTAAAGTCCAAGCTGCCATTGGAGCATACCAAAATTTCTCGGAGTCCTCTGGGACTGTGAGCAATGCCTTTGGAAGCACAGGTGACGATGACCGCGAACCCGGCACGATAGAGAGTGTGAAGAAGTTGCTGGATGCTGGAGTACAGGTTTTGCTGTATTTCGGAGATGC CGACTTCAACTGCAATTGGCTCGGTGGACAAGTCATCGCCGAAGAGATCAATGCCAGCGGGTACGAACACGCTGGCTTTGTGAATATCACCACCTCAGATGGCGTGGTTCATGGACAGGTTCGTCAAAGTGACTTGTTTAGCTTTGTGCGAATCTACGAGTCCGGTCACGAAGTACCCTTCTACCAGCCATTGACTGCGCTGGAGATATTTGAGAGAGTGGTTACGAGAACGGACATTGCGACGGGCAAGAAACATTTGAAGCAGCACGGCGGTTACCGCACTCATGGAACCCCGACGAGCGAGTATCGCGAAGGTAATAGTACAGTGGTTCTGGAAGTGCTGGGTAGCAATGCGACATACAACACGACCCTCAATGGACCGAACCCATCTAGCTCGGCGTCGATCAGATTACGTAGAGCGGGCCACTGA